Proteins co-encoded in one Brassica oleracea var. oleracea cultivar TO1000 chromosome C4, BOL, whole genome shotgun sequence genomic window:
- the LOC106340570 gene encoding uncharacterized protein LOC106340570: protein MGSADDRTFNGGEEIVKLKESLKLLDIGEIIGKAKMHAAEAYSHAKEAYRLRDEFFKLIEQHAYADLDSGTKERLSLAAASLNAALGVADAASDADSDQGKPTLSTKKLDSRERSAHREAVARDKKVLSREEEEIKLEQQGCEKMAHLEAVREGLALEEVADAANIAASATDPDQDNPAASTKLDYGERLAASASDSDQGIPSLLAAQTASFFSSLTQTVSTSLDAGEKRPRREAVREGLARGKQDFSREEERIRLEAQVEAKNECRKKKREEESRMRDDKRKQKMDKNTKPKDKDKGKGKK from the exons ATGGGAAGCGCCGATGATCGGACCTTCAATGGTGGGGAAGAAATTGTCAAGTTGAAAGAGAGCTTGAAG CTCCTGGACATTGGCGAAATTATTGGCAAGGCTAAGATGCATGCAGCTGAAGCATATTCTCATGCTAAGGAAGCCTATCGTCTGAGAGATGAATTTTTCAAGCTGATCGAGCAACATGCATATGCTGACCTTGATTCTGGAACTAAAGAGAGATTGTCTTTGGCTGCTGCTTCCTTGAATGCTGCTCTTGGTGTGGCAGATGCTGCTAGTGATGCAGACTCTGATCAGGGTAAACCAACGTTATCTACAAAGAAGCTTGATTCACGTGAAAGAAGCGCGCATAGAGAGGCTGTAGCTCGAGACAAGAAAGTTTTGTCACGTGAAGAAGAAGAAATAAAGCTGGAGCAACAAGGCTGTGAGAAAATGGCGCATCTAGAGGCTGTGAGAGAGGGCTTAGCTCTTGAGGAGGTGGCAGATGCCGCCAACATTGCCGCTAGTGCTACCGACCCTGATCAGGATAACCCAGCTGCATCTACAAAGCTCGATTATGGTGAAAGATTGGCTGCTAGTGCATCAGACTCTGATCAGGGTATCCCATCTTTATTAGCAGCACAAACTGCATCTTTTTTTTCGTCACTGACACAAACTGTATCTACAAGCCTCGATGCTGGTGAAAAAAGGCCTCGGAGAGAGGCTGTGAGAGAGGGGCTAGCTCGAGGCAAGCAAGATTTCTCACGTGAAGAAGAAAGGATAAGGCTGGAGGCACAAGTGGAAGCAAAAAACGAATGTAGAAAGAAAAAGCGTGAAGAGGAGAGTAGGATGAGAGATGACAAGAGGAAACAAAAGATGGATAAAAACACGAAGCCAAAGGACAAGGACAAGGGCAAGGGCAAGAAGTAA